One Roseomonas sp. OT10 DNA window includes the following coding sequences:
- the putA gene encoding trifunctional transcriptional regulator/proline dehydrogenase/L-glutamate gamma-semialdehyde dehydrogenase, translated as MSPPPVHPAMPPAPPPATAPFSRFLEGAPEATPLRAAVTAAYRAPEAECVARLLPDATLPPALAARAEALARRLVGALRDKGARGMVEGLVQEFSLSSQEGVALMCLAEALLRIPDTATRDALIRDKIGNGDWRAHLGHSPSIFVNAATWGLVVTGRLASSASESGLSGALTRLIARGGEPVIRRGVDLAMRMMGEQFVTGQTIAEALARSRLMEAKGFRYSYDMLGEAATTAEDAARYHRDYETAIHAIGQAAGGRGVYEGPGISVKLSALHPRYLRAQRGRVMAELLPRLAALAALAKRYDIGLNIDAEEADRLELSLDLLEALCHDPALAGWDGLGFVVQAYQKRAPFVLDVLIDLARRSGHRLMVRLVKGAYWDSEIKRAQMDGLEDFPVFTRKAHTDVSYLACARKLLAAREHVFPQFATHNAQTLASLHALAGEEFRPGDWEFQCLHGMGEPLYEEVVGPERLDRPCRIYAPVGTHETLLAYLVRRLLENGANSSFVHRIQDSAIAVDELVTPPAEVVAREAEPGTPHPRIARPRDLFGAERRNSAGFDPSDEDRLAALADALRDSAARDWRAAPRLATATPDGAARAVLNPADHGDRVGEVTEAGPAQIDRALADALAAAPGWAATPAAGRAACLRRAADMLEAERAPLLGLLIREAGKSLANAVAEVREAVDFLRYYAARAERELEGQPHRPLGPVTCISPWNFPLAIFAGQVTAALAAGNPVLAKPAEETPLIAAQAVAILHAAGIPPAVLQLLPGDGRVGAALVADPRTRGVMFTGSTAVAKRIAAELARRLNPDGAPVPLVAETGGQNAMIVDSSALAEQVVGDVLLSAFDSAGQRCSALRVLCLQEDVADRILAMLRGALAELSVGNPDRLATDIGPVISAEARDGLLAHVARMREAGHSLHQAALPAECARGTFVPPTIIEIGAVADLTQEVFGPVLHVLRFRRDRLEAVIEAVNATGYGLTFGVHSRLDETIERATARARAGNIYVNRNMIGAVVGVQPFGGHGLSGTGPKAGGPLTLRRLLAEAPAASPLPAGRAPEAARLWAAWLARRGEVEAAARAEAMIAATPLGIALDLPGPVGEHNRYGREPRGTVLCLAGDAAERFDLVSAALATGNRAGLEAGVPGELPGDLPDGLAGWIVPAASGAAQAVLVSGDDAAVLAAAAAATRRTEAVIPLHRYRRGGPAPLELLVQERSVSTNTAAAGGNANLMMLG; from the coding sequence ATGTCACCGCCCCCGGTCCATCCCGCCATGCCGCCCGCCCCACCTCCTGCCACCGCCCCCTTCTCCCGCTTCCTGGAGGGAGCGCCGGAGGCCACCCCCCTGCGCGCCGCCGTCACCGCCGCCTATCGCGCGCCGGAGGCCGAATGCGTCGCCCGGCTGCTGCCCGACGCCACCCTGCCGCCCGCGCTGGCCGCCCGCGCCGAGGCCCTCGCGCGTCGCCTGGTCGGGGCGCTGCGCGACAAGGGTGCGCGCGGCATGGTCGAGGGGTTGGTGCAGGAGTTCTCGCTCTCCTCGCAGGAGGGCGTGGCGCTGATGTGCCTGGCCGAGGCGCTGCTGCGCATCCCCGACACCGCCACGCGCGACGCGCTGATCCGCGACAAGATCGGCAACGGCGACTGGCGCGCGCATCTCGGCCATTCGCCGTCGATCTTCGTCAACGCGGCGACCTGGGGGCTGGTCGTCACCGGCCGGCTGGCCTCCAGCGCCAGCGAGTCCGGCCTGTCCGGCGCACTGACGCGGCTGATCGCGCGGGGCGGCGAGCCGGTGATCCGCCGTGGCGTGGATCTCGCCATGCGGATGATGGGCGAGCAGTTCGTGACCGGCCAGACGATCGCCGAGGCCCTGGCGCGCAGCCGCCTGATGGAGGCGAAGGGCTTCCGCTATTCCTACGACATGCTGGGCGAGGCGGCGACGACGGCGGAGGACGCCGCGCGCTACCACCGCGACTACGAGACGGCGATCCATGCCATCGGCCAGGCCGCGGGCGGGCGGGGCGTGTACGAGGGGCCGGGCATCTCCGTGAAGCTGTCCGCGCTGCACCCGCGCTATCTCCGCGCCCAGCGCGGGCGGGTGATGGCGGAGCTGCTGCCGCGCCTCGCCGCACTCGCCGCCCTGGCGAAGCGCTACGACATCGGGCTGAACATCGATGCCGAGGAGGCGGACCGGCTGGAGCTGTCGTTGGATCTGCTGGAGGCGCTCTGCCACGATCCGGCGCTCGCCGGCTGGGATGGCCTCGGCTTCGTGGTGCAGGCCTACCAGAAGCGCGCGCCGTTCGTGTTGGACGTCCTGATCGACCTCGCCCGGCGCTCCGGGCACCGGCTGATGGTCCGCCTGGTCAAGGGCGCCTACTGGGACAGCGAGATCAAGCGGGCCCAGATGGACGGGCTGGAGGACTTCCCCGTCTTCACGCGCAAGGCGCATACGGACGTCTCCTACCTCGCCTGCGCGCGCAAGCTGCTGGCGGCGCGGGAGCACGTCTTCCCGCAATTCGCCACCCACAACGCCCAGACCCTGGCCAGCCTCCATGCCCTGGCCGGGGAGGAGTTCCGCCCGGGCGACTGGGAGTTCCAATGCCTGCATGGCATGGGCGAGCCGCTCTACGAGGAGGTGGTGGGCCCGGAGCGCCTGGACCGCCCCTGCCGCATCTACGCCCCGGTCGGCACGCATGAGACGCTGCTCGCCTACCTCGTCCGCCGCCTGCTGGAGAACGGCGCCAACTCCTCCTTCGTGCATCGCATCCAGGACTCCGCCATCGCCGTGGACGAGCTGGTGACGCCGCCGGCTGAGGTGGTGGCGCGGGAGGCGGAGCCGGGCACGCCGCACCCGCGCATCGCCCGGCCGCGCGACCTGTTCGGGGCGGAGCGCCGCAATTCCGCCGGCTTCGACCCCAGCGACGAGGACCGGCTCGCTGCGCTCGCCGATGCGCTGCGCGACAGCGCCGCGCGGGACTGGCGCGCCGCGCCCCGGCTCGCCACCGCCACGCCGGACGGCGCGGCGCGCGCGGTGCTGAACCCCGCCGACCACGGCGACCGGGTGGGCGAGGTGACCGAGGCCGGGCCGGCCCAGATCGACCGTGCCCTGGCCGATGCCCTGGCCGCCGCCCCCGGCTGGGCCGCGACTCCCGCCGCCGGGCGCGCCGCCTGCCTGCGGCGCGCCGCGGACATGCTGGAGGCGGAGCGCGCCCCCCTGCTCGGCCTGCTGATCCGCGAGGCCGGCAAGTCCCTGGCCAATGCCGTGGCGGAGGTGCGGGAGGCGGTGGACTTCCTCCGCTACTACGCCGCCCGGGCGGAGCGCGAGCTGGAGGGCCAGCCGCACCGTCCGCTCGGCCCCGTGACCTGCATCAGCCCGTGGAACTTCCCGCTGGCGATCTTCGCCGGCCAGGTCACCGCGGCGCTAGCGGCCGGCAACCCCGTGCTGGCCAAGCCGGCGGAGGAGACGCCGCTGATCGCCGCCCAGGCCGTGGCCATCCTGCACGCGGCGGGCATCCCGCCGGCCGTGCTGCAGCTCCTGCCCGGTGACGGCCGGGTCGGCGCCGCGCTGGTCGCCGATCCCCGCACGCGCGGCGTGATGTTCACCGGCTCCACCGCGGTCGCGAAGCGGATCGCGGCGGAGCTGGCGCGGCGGCTGAACCCGGATGGCGCGCCGGTGCCGCTGGTTGCCGAGACGGGCGGGCAGAACGCCATGATCGTCGATTCCTCGGCGCTGGCCGAGCAGGTGGTGGGCGACGTGCTGCTCTCCGCCTTCGACAGCGCCGGGCAGCGCTGCTCCGCGCTGCGCGTGCTGTGCCTGCAGGAGGACGTGGCGGACCGCATCCTGGCCATGCTGCGCGGCGCCCTGGCCGAGCTGTCGGTCGGCAACCCGGACCGCCTCGCCACCGATATCGGCCCCGTCATCAGCGCCGAGGCCCGCGACGGCCTGCTGGCCCATGTCGCCCGGATGCGGGAGGCGGGGCACAGCCTGCACCAGGCGGCGCTGCCGGCGGAATGCGCGCGCGGCACCTTCGTGCCGCCGACGATCATCGAGATCGGCGCGGTCGCGGATCTGACGCAGGAGGTGTTCGGCCCGGTGCTGCACGTGCTGCGCTTCCGCCGCGACCGGCTGGAGGCGGTGATCGAGGCGGTGAACGCCACCGGCTACGGCCTGACCTTCGGCGTGCACTCCCGCCTGGACGAGACCATCGAGCGTGCCACCGCCCGCGCCCGGGCTGGCAACATCTACGTCAACCGCAACATGATCGGCGCCGTGGTCGGGGTGCAGCCCTTCGGCGGGCATGGCCTGTCCGGCACGGGGCCGAAGGCCGGCGGCCCGCTCACCCTGCGCCGCCTGCTGGCCGAGGCGCCCGCTGCCTCTCCCCTGCCCGCCGGACGGGCGCCGGAGGCCGCGCGGCTCTGGGCCGCCTGGCTCGCCCGCCGGGGAGAGGTGGAGGCGGCCGCACGGGCGGAGGCGATGATCGCCGCCACGCCGCTCGGCATCGCCCTGGACCTGCCGGGCCCCGTGGGCGAGCACAACCGCTATGGGAGGGAACCGCGCGGGACGGTGCTGTGCCTGGCCGGGGATGCGGCGGAGCGGTTCGACCTGGTCTCCGCCGCGCTGGCGACCGGCAACCGCGCGGGCCTGGAGGCGGGCGTGCCCGGGGAGCTGCCCGGGGACCTGCCCGACGGCCTCGCCGGCTGGATCGTCCCGGCGGCGAGCGGCGCGGCGCAAGCGGTCCTGGTCAGCGGCGACGACGCGGCCGTGCTGGCGGCCGCCGCGGCGGCCACAAGGCGCACGGAGGCCGTCATCCCCCTCCATCGCTACCGCCGGGGCGGCCCCGCGCCGCTCGAGCTGCTGGTGCAGGAGCGCTCCGTCAGCACCAACACGGCGGCTGCCGGCGGCAATGCCAACCTGATGATGCTGGGCTGA
- a CDS encoding Lrp/AsnC ligand binding domain-containing protein → MDQIDRRLLRLLQQDGRMPNVELARRASLSPPATHERIRRLREEGVIEGYTVRLDPAKLDRALLIFVEITLDHTSAGIFDQFAAAVRRTPEIMECHMVAGGFDYLVKVRVRDMAAFRTFLGTTLLGLPGIRQTHTYTVMEEVKNTADIIV, encoded by the coding sequence ATGGACCAGATCGACCGACGCCTGCTGCGGCTGCTGCAGCAGGATGGGCGCATGCCCAACGTGGAGTTGGCGCGGCGGGCCAGCCTGAGCCCGCCGGCGACGCACGAGCGCATCCGGCGCCTGCGGGAGGAGGGGGTGATCGAGGGCTACACCGTGCGCCTCGACCCCGCGAAGCTGGACCGCGCCCTGCTGATCTTCGTCGAGATCACGCTGGACCACACCAGCGCCGGCATCTTCGACCAGTTCGCCGCAGCGGTGCGGCGCACGCCGGAGATCATGGAATGCCACATGGTGGCGGGCGGCTTCGACTACCTCGTCAAGGTGCGGGTGCGCGACATGGCGGCCTTCCGCACCTTCCTCGGCACCACCCTTCTGGGCCTGCCGGGCATCCGGCAGACCCACACCTACACGGTCATGGAGGAGGTGAAGAACACCGCCGACATCATCGTCTGA
- a CDS encoding p-hydroxycinnamoyl CoA hydratase/lyase has product MSLAQTQPEEPPVLVERDEGIAWVTLNRPHKRNAMSPALNSMMLEVLETLEDDEACKVVVITGAGDSFSAGMDLKEYFRETDGKPTSVRYRTYRAAGTWQWRKLRLYPKPTIAMVNGWCFGGAFTPLVACDLAIAAEEATFGLSEINWGIIPAGNVTKAVQTVMNSRDALYYIMTGKTFDGSKAARMGLVNEAVPRAELRAHTRALALDLAAKNPTVLKQAKIAFKNIGGMDWDLADDYLMAKQEQGRFQDPERGREQGIRQFLDEKSYKPGLGAYRREG; this is encoded by the coding sequence ATGTCCCTGGCACAGACCCAACCGGAGGAGCCGCCCGTCCTCGTGGAACGGGACGAAGGCATCGCCTGGGTCACGCTCAACCGGCCGCACAAGCGCAATGCCATGAGCCCGGCCCTGAACAGCATGATGCTGGAGGTGCTGGAGACGCTGGAGGATGACGAGGCGTGCAAGGTGGTGGTCATCACCGGCGCGGGCGATTCCTTCTCCGCCGGCATGGACCTGAAGGAGTACTTCCGCGAGACGGACGGCAAGCCGACCTCCGTCCGCTATCGCACCTACCGCGCGGCCGGCACCTGGCAGTGGCGCAAGCTGCGGCTCTATCCGAAGCCGACCATCGCCATGGTGAACGGCTGGTGCTTCGGCGGCGCCTTCACCCCGCTGGTCGCCTGCGACCTGGCCATCGCGGCGGAGGAGGCGACCTTCGGGCTGAGCGAGATCAACTGGGGCATCATCCCCGCCGGCAACGTCACCAAGGCGGTGCAGACGGTGATGAACAGCCGCGACGCGCTCTACTACATCATGACCGGCAAGACCTTCGACGGCAGCAAGGCCGCGCGCATGGGCCTGGTGAACGAGGCGGTGCCCCGCGCGGAGCTGCGGGCCCATACCCGGGCGCTGGCGCTGGATCTGGCGGCCAAGAACCCCACGGTGCTGAAGCAGGCCAAGATCGCCTTCAAGAACATCGGCGGCATGGACTGGGACCTGGCCGACGACTACCTGATGGCGAAGCAGGAGCAGGGCCGCTTCCAGGACCCCGAGCGCGGCCGCGAACAGGGCATCCGCCAGTTCCTGGACGAGAAGAGCTACAAGCCCGGGCTGGGGGCATATCGCCGCGAGGGCTGA
- a CDS encoding MarR family winged helix-turn-helix transcriptional regulator codes for MSRTTRTLYLLRQAQLASHACLERALGELGLTPTQYTVLSLSDRPAPGLSSAELARRAGVTAQAMGEVITALEQKRLIERREAPENRRILRIALTRGGRSLLARCDAAVTEAETRFLSVLAKPELEALRAALIRLRAAREAGPAG; via the coding sequence ATGTCGCGCACGACCCGGACCCTCTACCTGCTGCGCCAGGCGCAGCTTGCGAGCCATGCCTGCCTGGAGCGGGCGCTCGGCGAGCTGGGCCTGACGCCGACGCAGTACACCGTGCTGAGCCTGTCGGACCGGCCCGCGCCCGGCCTCTCCTCCGCCGAGCTGGCACGGCGCGCCGGGGTGACGGCGCAGGCGATGGGCGAGGTCATCACCGCGCTGGAGCAGAAGCGCCTGATCGAGCGCCGCGAGGCGCCGGAGAACCGGCGCATCCTGCGCATCGCCCTGACCCGCGGCGGGCGCAGCCTGCTGGCGCGCTGCGACGCGGCGGTGACGGAGGCGGAGACGCGCTTCCTGTCCGTGCTGGCGAAGCCGGAGCTGGAGGCGTTGCGCGCGGCGCTGATCCGCCTGCGCGCCGCGCGGGAGGCCGGGCCGGCCGGCTGA
- a CDS encoding acyl-CoA dehydrogenase family protein — MEFGFTEEQVLLRDSVRRLMERHAPPEEVRRLDREREYPDALYHRWAEAGLLALPFAESEGGLGGSAVDLTIVAEEISRASADLFMAYAGSVFCGLNVARKGSPEQKARWLPRVISGETRFAIGISEPDAGSDVGAMRTTARQEGDAWVIEGQKLWTTGAAAPGGVLNLYVRTQPGDHRKGLSLFLVDHDAPGVRLRKLDMLGRRSTGTYEVFLDSVRVPQDRLVGGLHQGWDCLLSGLQIERAVSAAGNCGAAQACFDLALSYAKERVQFGRPIGTFQALAHELANMQTEIEAARLLTWRAAWMVAEGRDALREITMAKLASSEAYARVANLGMQVMGGYGFNMEFDMQRHYRDARSATVAAGSSQMQRDLLAGLMGIRPR; from the coding sequence GTGGAGTTCGGCTTCACCGAGGAGCAGGTCCTGCTGCGCGACAGCGTGCGGCGCCTGATGGAACGTCACGCCCCGCCCGAGGAGGTGCGCCGGCTGGACCGGGAGCGCGAGTACCCGGACGCGCTCTACCACCGCTGGGCGGAGGCCGGGCTGCTGGCCCTGCCCTTCGCCGAGTCGGAAGGAGGGCTGGGCGGCAGCGCGGTGGACCTGACCATCGTGGCGGAGGAGATCTCCCGCGCCAGCGCCGACCTCTTCATGGCCTATGCCGGCAGCGTCTTCTGCGGGCTGAACGTCGCCCGCAAGGGCTCGCCCGAGCAGAAGGCGCGCTGGCTGCCGCGCGTCATCTCCGGCGAGACGCGCTTCGCTATCGGCATCTCGGAGCCCGATGCGGGCTCCGATGTCGGCGCGATGCGGACGACGGCGCGACAGGAGGGCGACGCCTGGGTGATCGAGGGGCAGAAGCTCTGGACCACCGGGGCCGCGGCGCCGGGCGGCGTGCTGAACCTCTATGTCCGTACCCAGCCCGGCGACCACCGCAAGGGCCTGTCGCTGTTCCTGGTGGACCACGACGCGCCCGGCGTGCGGCTGCGCAAGCTGGACATGCTGGGCCGCCGCTCCACCGGCACCTACGAGGTCTTCCTCGATTCCGTGCGCGTCCCGCAGGACCGGCTGGTCGGCGGGCTGCACCAGGGCTGGGACTGCCTGCTCTCCGGCCTGCAGATCGAGCGCGCGGTCTCGGCGGCCGGGAATTGCGGCGCAGCGCAGGCCTGCTTCGACCTCGCCCTGTCCTATGCGAAGGAGCGGGTCCAGTTCGGCCGCCCGATCGGCACCTTCCAGGCGCTGGCCCATGAGCTCGCGAACATGCAGACGGAGATCGAGGCGGCGCGGCTGCTGACCTGGCGCGCGGCCTGGATGGTGGCGGAAGGCCGCGACGCGCTGCGGGAGATCACCATGGCCAAGCTGGCCTCCTCGGAAGCCTATGCCCGGGTCGCCAATCTCGGCATGCAGGTGATGGGCGGCTACGGCTTCAACATGGAGTTCGACATGCAGCGCCACTATCGCGATGCGCGCAGCGCGACGGTCGCCGCCGGCTCCTCCCAGATGCAGCGCGACCTGCTGGCCGGGCTGATGGGCATCCGCCCGCGCTGA
- a CDS encoding CaiB/BaiF CoA transferase family protein — MTDPRPQDAPRKADPLHGIRVLELGQFIAAPYAGLALADLGAEVIKIERPGEGDPFRRFGSAGQDGRFAGYTHNFTAFNRNKRSLTLDLSDPRGQALLRTLARQADVVLENYRPGVLRRLGFDYDTLRQENPRLVYCSITGFSADGPYRDRPAYDAVGQSVSGMLGTLLDPDNPRLRGPTLTDQITGMQAAAGILGALLQRERTGEGARVEVTMLDSSIYHMPDSFTALTQSGLAMDSETRAAFSLSFAFRCADGAVIGIHLSSTEKFWHALLAAVERPEIGQDPRFADRNGRIRHFSALVETLRPVFAARPRAEWLDILIGHDVPAAPVHGIPEVMEDPEVRHLGLFHEVEHPRRGRLTMMHRAIRLDGQREQDPLLPPELGEHTDALLASFGIAPEDIAALREQKVI, encoded by the coding sequence ATGACCGATCCGAGGCCGCAGGACGCGCCCCGCAAGGCCGATCCGCTGCACGGCATCCGCGTGCTGGAGCTGGGGCAGTTCATCGCGGCACCCTATGCGGGGCTGGCCCTGGCCGATCTCGGGGCCGAGGTGATCAAGATCGAGCGCCCCGGCGAGGGCGACCCCTTCCGCCGCTTCGGCAGCGCCGGCCAGGACGGGCGCTTCGCCGGCTACACGCACAACTTCACCGCCTTCAACCGCAACAAGCGCAGCCTGACGCTGGACCTGTCCGACCCGCGCGGCCAGGCGCTGCTGCGCACCCTGGCGCGGCAGGCCGACGTCGTGCTGGAGAACTACCGCCCCGGCGTGCTGCGCCGGCTGGGCTTCGACTACGACACGCTGCGGCAGGAGAATCCGCGGCTGGTCTACTGCTCCATCACCGGCTTCTCGGCCGACGGGCCGTACCGCGACCGCCCGGCCTACGACGCCGTGGGCCAGTCCGTCTCCGGCATGCTCGGCACGCTGCTCGACCCGGACAATCCACGCCTGCGCGGCCCGACCCTGACGGACCAGATCACCGGCATGCAGGCCGCCGCCGGCATCCTCGGCGCGCTGCTGCAGCGCGAGCGGACCGGGGAAGGGGCGCGGGTGGAGGTGACGATGCTGGATTCCAGCATCTACCACATGCCCGACAGCTTCACCGCCCTGACCCAGTCGGGCCTGGCGATGGACAGCGAGACGCGCGCCGCCTTCTCCCTGTCCTTCGCCTTCCGCTGCGCGGACGGCGCGGTGATCGGCATCCACCTCTCCTCCACCGAGAAGTTCTGGCACGCGCTGCTCGCCGCGGTGGAGCGGCCGGAGATCGGACAGGACCCGCGCTTCGCCGACCGCAACGGCCGCATCCGCCACTTCTCCGCGCTGGTGGAGACGCTGCGCCCCGTCTTCGCGGCGCGGCCCCGCGCGGAGTGGCTCGACATCCTCATCGGCCACGACGTGCCCGCCGCCCCGGTGCACGGCATCCCCGAGGTCATGGAAGACCCGGAGGTGCGGCATCTCGGCCTGTTCCACGAGGTCGAGCATCCGCGCCGCGGCCGGCTGACGATGATGCACCGCGCCATCCGCCTCGACGGGCAGCGCGAGCAGGACCCGCTGCTGCCGCCGGAGCTGGGCGAGCACACCGACGCGCTGCTCGCCTCCTTCGGCATCGCGCCGGAGGACATCGCGGCGCTGCGCGAGCAGAAGGTGATCTGA
- a CDS encoding Bug family tripartite tricarboxylate transporter substrate binding protein, translating to MTTYPLSRRRVLGVAALAALARPALVQPALAQSWPSRPIRYIVTFPPGGSGDALARVLAPVVGERLGQPIVVENRPGAGGNIGMDAVAKAAPDGYTLGQGPAGALTVNPSLYPALPFDPLRDFAPVTMLGGTPFLLAVRARSELHGLGDLLTAARARPDRLTVAHGGVGSAMHLTAELLNQAGQIRLITVPYRGVGPSLTALLSGDTDLAVLDPPAALPLIADGQIRALAVSSPQRMPQLPDVPTVAEAGLGGFESLGWLGLVAPAATPAPILARLHEVFTGALRDPAVLERLNTIGVTAQPTTSAEFAAIIRSETEKWGKVVRAAGIRVE from the coding sequence ATGACGACCTATCCCCTGTCGCGCCGGCGCGTGCTCGGCGTCGCGGCGCTCGCCGCCCTGGCCCGGCCGGCGCTGGTGCAGCCGGCCCTGGCGCAATCCTGGCCCAGCCGGCCGATCCGCTACATCGTCACCTTCCCGCCCGGCGGCAGCGGCGATGCGCTGGCGCGCGTGCTGGCGCCGGTCGTGGGCGAGCGGCTGGGCCAGCCGATCGTCGTGGAGAACCGCCCCGGCGCCGGCGGCAACATCGGCATGGATGCCGTCGCCAAGGCGGCGCCGGACGGCTACACGCTGGGGCAGGGGCCGGCCGGCGCGCTGACCGTCAACCCCAGCCTCTACCCCGCCCTGCCCTTCGACCCGCTGCGCGACTTCGCCCCGGTCACCATGCTGGGCGGCACGCCCTTCCTGCTCGCGGTGCGGGCCCGCTCCGAGCTGCATGGCCTGGGCGATCTGCTCACCGCGGCGCGCGCGCGGCCGGACCGGCTGACCGTGGCGCATGGCGGCGTGGGCAGCGCCATGCACCTGACCGCCGAGCTGCTGAACCAGGCCGGGCAGATCCGCCTGATCACCGTGCCCTATCGCGGCGTGGGCCCCTCCCTCACCGCGCTGCTCTCCGGCGACACCGACCTGGCGGTGCTCGACCCGCCCGCGGCCCTGCCGCTGATTGCCGACGGGCAGATCCGCGCCCTCGCGGTCAGCTCGCCACAGCGCATGCCCCAGCTTCCGGACGTGCCCACCGTGGCCGAAGCCGGGCTGGGCGGCTTCGAATCCCTGGGCTGGCTCGGCCTGGTCGCGCCCGCCGCCACGCCCGCGCCGATCCTGGCGCGGCTGCACGAGGTCTTCACCGGCGCGCTGCGCGACCCGGCCGTGCTGGAGCGCCTGAACACCATCGGCGTCACGGCACAACCCACCACCTCCGCGGAGTTCGCGGCCATCATCCGCAGCGAGACGGAGAAGTGGGGCAAGGTCGTGCGCGCCGCCGGCATCCGGGTGGAGTGA